Within Vulpes lagopus strain Blue_001 chromosome 22, ASM1834538v1, whole genome shotgun sequence, the genomic segment ACTGTCAAAATTTTATGTTCTAAGTTGTTGTATTCTAAAGCTTTCTAAactaaaatctttccaaataatCTGTTATGCTGTATAGAACAAAatctttctataaaaaaaaattttcaaacccACCATATGCGGGTTTAAAACTCTTCTTTATCACTTTACTGTTAAGTATTATATGTAGTAGTTATTAAGACAAACTAAAGCCATCTATTTTCAGTTTGAAAAACAACTAGTAAGACCTGTGATATTACTAAATTaaagcttagaaaaaaatgactaaagcAGCTCATTGAAACAAATCATATTACTCCTCCTGAAGACTTCATTTTTTCCTTACATCAAATTTATGATAACTGGTCAAATGTAAATTATAGTCTCAGAAAATAAGAAACGCAACCACTGTTTTACACTAAAGGTATCCCCGGTCAACGAAATTAATATGCTGTAGAAATAAAAACCACACTTGTTTTAAGGAATCACAACTGTTAACAATTATGTTCTAAAATGTTTAGAGACTTCTTTAAATTTAGTGAATTTTAGTAGGTCTTCAGAAAGAAACCAGAATTTCAAGTCCAAGTTTTTTCTATGTGCATAAGGCCACTTTGAGAACACATCTCCTCTAAGGATTTCCCAGTTTTTCAATCAAATAGCATCAGCACTTGTATCATCTTACACTTGGTTTTGTCGTATTTGCTGTATTTCCCTTTCTTATATGCATACACTAAAAGATACTGTAAGAAGTCTGAAGTTATTGTTCTGGTCTAAGTTAACATATAAATAAACGCCACTTTTAAAAAGTGGCTCGCAAAGCTATCAAGTTTTCTTTTGCCTCATTAAGGTGTATCTTTAAGTCCCTACAATAAAAGATATGTAAGCTACAATGTAtagccaaataattttttaaacctttaaacaCTGTGAGAATGAGTGCTTCCCAGGGGAGACGATTAATATAAGGAACTAAGGCAAACCATCCTGAATGTCTAccatgaagaaataataatagcaaaccaAGTAAAAATAGAAAcgtgttattttataaaatgtctgtTTTAACTCTTTAAAAGGGCACGGACATTTAGACTTAAGTCTTTCCTTTGAAATACATACTATGGCTCTTGAGAACATGGGGTTGGAGCTTATCATTAAGTTTTGCCACGGTTTTGCACCATTTCAGGCAGGCTAATATAAAGAATTATGTCAAATAAGCTACTGCTGAAAGTatggagaggtggggggaggagaaaaaCCTCTGGAAgcaaaaaagatttaaagtaatGAATGATGGATCCCAAAGACACAAAAAAAAGCTGCATGCCATGTTGAGTTGTGTTATTTTACATGTAGAAAACGACTAAGCCAGTGGCATAAGCCTCAAAAccttttaataatgttttaactTCTTATGTATCTTTACTTTGTAAAAGCTCTCCCCCTAACCACTTTAAAAGAAAGTGGTTAAGTGATAAAAATCTACCaaagcttttctttaaataacatCAACATCCTGGAAGAGGTAAACAGCATGCGGCCCTGAAGACCACTCTGCTGTTTTTACCTGTCGTGCCCCATCACCCACCGCCAAGTCACAAACGCACAGGACCTTAAACTTTACAGAAAACGGTGACCTTCAAGCCTCTGCGGGCCTGACACATTCGGCTCATGATTCTTTATCTCCCACTTGAAATGTGGCAGGATATTCCCGGTTTGTTACTAAATTCTCTCGAAGCACTGTCCTAACTACAAAGTAACACCAGCACTCTTTGCTCCTGAgcgttaaaaaaagaaagaaagaaactagtcCACCAAAGCGATCGCACCTTACAACTTCATCTCTGCAAAACTGATAACTCCGAGGCAAGGCAAAAAGAGTTAAATCGCTAAAAAGCTCTCTAGGAAAATCTAGAAACAGTTAGCTGGCTGTGACATAAACCTGCCAACACCTCGGCACACAGTGGCAAGGTGCCCAAAAAATGCCACCCTCTGGGTAAACCGCTTTCTTGTTTGCAACTCCGGAGGAGGCTCCCGGTTGCAGAGGCGAGGCGGCGGGGGCCTTATCTGGCCGCCCGGAGGGGACTTCCTGTAACCCTACACCGCGGCGGCGCCCGGGCCACCTGGACCCCGCCACCCGGGCCCTTcccgccgggccgggccgggccgggccgggccgggccgcgcgcCTCCCCGCTGCGGGCTGTTACCTCCCACGGCCTTGGCCACGGCGCCGTTGGGCCTCCCGCGGGCTCCCATGGGGCTGCCGTTCTGCTCCAGCCGGGCCACCTTCACCGGGGGAGGCCCCTTGACGTCGGGGCTGCCGCTCCGCCGGTCGGGGCTGTCCCGCAGACACGGGCTCTCGCTCCGCCGCTCCATGCTGCTCCGACTCGGAGACAAAGTTCCCACCGGCAGGTCGCAATAAAACGCGCAGGGACctagggagggggcggggggagggaggggagggagggggagggagggcggggaggggagggagaaaaaagagggaaaaccGCTCACACACGTGATAGACGTTCAGGCCAGTGGCGGAGCGCGGCACCGCGCAGCCCCCCGGGCGTCCTCCCGCCGCCCGAGGCCCCGAGCCCCGCGGCGCGGCCGCTCTGCAGGGGGCAGCTCCCGGCGAGGCGCCCGGCTCCCGGGGGCGCGGCCGGCGGCGGCGCTGCTCGGGGGACACGGCCTCCCCGCACGGGAGCGGTGAACTTCATCCGAAGGCCGCGTCCCGGCccgagcaggggctggggggtgatGCACACAGTCCGCGAGAACCCCGATCGGCCACAGGATGCACGTGCGCTgagcggcggggccggcgccAAAGGCCCGGCGTGGGGaccccccgagccccccgctccccctcccgcccccctgcAGGGCCGGTCTGCAGACAAGACTCGCTGCGCACAACCGCAGCCCCAGGTCCTCATCGATGAGCACCCGGAGGTACTCCTCCTCCTCGCAGCGCTCTCCAGGATAACCTGCATCCCcagggcgggcgcggggggcgggggggagctaCCGTCGTTATTATTTTGGAACGTTCTTCTGTTCCTCCCATCCTTATTTGTAAAAGCTCTTCAGTGccacacacaaaagcaaaaaaaaaaaaaaaaaagcacttaaatGGTTAGGTGAAGGAGCAGCCTTCATCAAgcccaatttaaaaattcctCCAAAAAGTTTTCCTCTGGGTGTCCTAAGGCTGGCACGCGCGCTCCAGGAACCCGCAGGGGTCCTCGGCAAACCGCCCCCCCCCGGGTTttggggggcggcggcggcggcggcggaggaaaCACCTGATGACACGGCGCTCACACTGTCACTGACATCCCCGAGAAGCAGGAACCCGCGCAGCCAAGTGCGCTGGGAACCCCGGCGGGCGCGCTCGCCCCGGAGAAGCCGCGCGTCCCGGAGGCAAGGTGGGGGTCGGCCGAGGGGCGCGCGCGCCCACGGGAGGGCGGCGGGCGGAGGCTCCCCGCACCGCCCGGGCCGCGGAGGGGGCTCGGCCGGCGCGGGCTTCCCCGGCCCCCCGAGCCTGCGGTGGGAGTCCTCGCCCCGTACTTACTGCTCACGGTCTGTCTGTAACTTGGCTGGCTGAGGCTCTGTCCATGGAGCAAAAGTAGAGAATCCAGGGTGGAAAGTTTCTGGAGCTTTGCCTTGCAGCGCTCTCCTagtcttctctcctccttccccttgtcCTCTTTCCCAGGTCCTAACGTTTAAGGTCCTGGGTCAGGGTGTCTTCTAGTGCAGAGATggttgtgatgatgatgatgatgatgatgatgatgatgatgatgatgggaggggggcggggggaggaggaggaggagagggaaaggaggattCCTCCAAAGGGGCACCCGAGCGAGCGGGGGAGGAGACGgcggaggaggggaagagagaaaaggaggctgaAAAAGCCTTTTCACACCTTCGGGAAGGAGCCCCGTTCTGGAGAGAAAGGGCTGAGGACGGGGAGGCGGCGGAGGCGGGCCGGGCTGCCGCTCCGCAGGTCTGCTGCCGGGCAGGCAGGCGCGGCCGGAGCCTCCCTCTGGGCCGGTGTCACCGAGAGCCGGGGCCGCACGGGGACCCGGGACCGCGCGCGGGAGCAGGCGCGGCGGCCGCCCGAGCCGTCacctccagcctctcccctctcggccgccgccgccagcaGCCGGAGCCGGACTCCCCGACCAGCCGCGGAGAGAGATGCACTGAGAGGGAGATGATTATTAGTTGCGTTGAGTCATCAGGCAAAGTGAGTCCTTTTGGGTTGTCCTCGGTTTCCgatttctccccctccccctttccgtCCCCAGATCTAGCgccttcaaaataataatttggggtgggggtaggggaagtCTCTGGGTTATTTcgggatgggggttggggggggaagCTCTAAACCCGAGCCAGACTGGTCCACCGCAGCGGaggaggcgggtggggggcggggaggagggctggggaggttgcggggggaggggggccccgCCTGGCAGGAAATTAaacatcaatcaatcaatcgcTGTGAGCCCGGCGACCCAAACAGCGGCGGGGCTgcggaggaggcagaggggctggCGAGGGGCGGGtgggaagcagggaggagggcggaggaggAAGCGGGGAGTCGGCGGCAGCGCAGCCGCGGGGCGAGGACCGCGCGCGTGGGGCGGCGAGAGCGATGGCAGAGGCGCGAGTGCCGCgcgggcggcggccgggccggcgggTGGGTGCGGGTGGGTGCGGGTGGGTGCGGGTGCGCCCGGGCGCCGCCGGGGCTCGGGTCCGCTCCTCCTCCTCGCGGCGGGTCCGGGGCGCGGCCGCCTCGCCCGGCCCCGAGGCGCACTGGTcccggcgcgggggcggcggcggcggcggcggcggcgcggcgggcgcggctgCCTGGTCTCCCCGggctcccccggctccccgcgGAGGCGCAGCCCGACGCGCGGCTGGCGAGCGCGGCTGCCTCGGCTCCCGGTTCTGCTAACTGCGCCGAGTACTTTCGACTTTGGAGATAGGAGGGCTATCgcctcccccacccaccgccTCCGCCCACCACCCACCGCCTCCGCCCCTCCGAGCAACTTTTCCCGGCGCCCGGGAGctccccctccgcgcggagccgGCCGTCCGGGCCCGCCGCGCCGCAGCCCGCGCAGGGAAGGCCGCCGCCCGCGGGTCCGGAACAATGGCCCGCGCgccccggggggcaggggtgccGCGGCGCGGACGGGCGAgcgggccgcggggggggcggggggcggggggcctcccCGGGCGGCGGCCCCGGAGCGCTCGCTGCGCCGCGGGCATCCCGAGCGGCTCCGCCCGGAGGCCGTGgcgcggaggcggggagggcggcggggctCGCCCGTCCTGCAGCTGCGGGGCTGGGACTCCCGggacgcccccccgccccgccccggcggcTCAGGCGCTGGGCTCCGAGGACGCGCGGCGTGCGCGGGGACGGCCCGGTGCCCCCGTCCCGGGGGAGGCCGCGCGGGGGCGTCCACAGCAGGTCCCGCGAAGGTGCGACTGAGCCACAAACTTTTGCCGACTCCCGCGGCCGCAGCCGCCCGCAGCCCGACTCCAGCCGCGGTGCTCATTTAAGGTGGCGCGGGCACCAGCCGAGCAGGCCGAGCTGCGGCCGCGCTTTTGTCCCTGAGGTCCCCGCTAGGGCGCCGGACCTCCTTAAAGAAAAGCACGTGGGCAGGGGCCGCGGCCCCCGCGAGGCGCCCGGGGCGCCGGCTCACACTCGCGGTCCTGACCTGTGGCGGGAAAATGAGGCCGCGTCCCCGCGCGCCTGGAGGCCGGCGAAGCCCCTCTGCTGGCGGCACCTCCAGTCCCCACCGCGCACCGGGTGTCTCTCCCCTAAACCCCCGCACCCGGAGGACTCCCCACCATCGCGCCGCCTGCGCCGCCGGTCCCCCTTAAGAAGTACTGGCTGTACGGCGGCGCCAGAGGGCCAAACTCCATTCGGTTTGGGGAAACGCGCTCCTAGAGTAATTCTGGAAAGCTTGGGCCGTGGACCGACAGCGGGGAGCCGCGGCCGCCGAGCGCGCCCGGAGGTAGGCCGCCGGCCCCCTCGCCGCACCTACCCGGTGGGCGGCGCGCGCGCAGCCGCCCCctccagagcccaggcctgggaggCGGAGGAGCCTCTGGAAGGGAAAGGGTCCCAGAAACTAAACCTGCCCCGGCCTAAGGCTCCGCGCCCCGCTCCCGGAGCAGCCCGCACCC encodes:
- the LOC121480824 gene encoding basic salivary proline-rich protein 2-like, producing MAEARVPRGRRPGRRVGAGGCGWVRVRPGAAGARVRSSSSRRVRGAAASPGPEEGYRLPHPPPPPTTHRLRPSEQLFPAPGSSPSARSRPSGPAAPQPAQGRPPPAGPEQWPARPGGQGCRGADGRAGRGGGGGRGASPGGGPGALAAPRASRAAPPGGRGAEAGRAAGLARPAAAGLGLPGRPPAPPRRLRRWAPRTRGVRGDGPVPPSRGRPRGGVHSRSREGATEPQTFADSRGRSRPQPDSSRGAHLRWRGHQPSRPSCGRAFVPEVPARAPDLLKEKHVGRGRGPREAPGAPAHTRGPDLWRENEAASPRAWRPAKPLCWRHLQSPPRTGCLSPKPPHPEDSPPSRRLRRRSPLRSTGCTAAPEGQTPFGLGKRAPRVILESLGRGPTAGSRGRRARPEVGRRPPRRTYPVGGARAAAPSRAQAWEAEEPLEGKGSQKLNLPRPKAPRPAPGAARTQAPPTKVQGSPRRPGRRSEPRRERKPAR